A region of Oncorhynchus tshawytscha isolate Ot180627B unplaced genomic scaffold, Otsh_v2.0 Un_contig_1188_pilon_pilon, whole genome shotgun sequence DNA encodes the following proteins:
- the LOC121838693 gene encoding zinc finger protein 883-like isoform X3 produces MDRDKSSPSPSTLPESPGQSPPCTLLLGLVDCRKTPGQSGTERGEEEHGDVISLRDIPNRCSLSGRGLSSGEPQHHDADKKEKSLSRSEHLKKHQHRGIGKKPHYSCSDCGTSFAKQKDLIIHKRIHTGEKPYHCSQFGKSFAASKTLKTHQRIHIGERPNPCFGCGKCFNQSGDLTTHQLVHKGEKSYSCDQCGKSFNKSGALTRHQRIHTGEKPYSCDQCGKSFNQLVHLTTHQHIHTGEKPYSCDQCEKSFSNSGAMTRHQRIHRGVKPYSCDQCGKNFWTSGHLTTHQRIHTGEKPYSCDQCGKNFYTSGHLTTHQRIHTGEKPYSCDQCGKTFNHSGSLIIHQRIHTGEKPYSCDQCGKSFNHSGALTTHQRIHTGEKPYSCDQCGKSFNYSGNLTAHQRIHTGEKPYSCDQCGKSFSRSGDLITHQRIHTGEKPYSCDQCGKSFNRSGPLTIHQRIHTGEKPYSCDQCGKSFVRDSNLIAHQRVHTGEKPYSCDQCGKSFNKSLELTRHQRIHTGEKPYSCEHCGKSFNQSGNLTKHQRIHTGEKPYSCDQCGKSFALDFTLTTHQRIHTGEKPYSCLCGKSFAHSGSLKKHNAAQTCFLSSPSSPALVPDP; encoded by the exons ATGGATCGG GACAAATCTAGCccgtccccctccaccctcccagaGTCCCCGGGTCAATCGCCTCCCTGTACTTTACTGCTGGGTCTGGTCGACTGCAGGAAAACACCGGGGCAGAGTGGaactgagagaggagaagaggaacatGGAGATGTGATTTCATTAA GGGACATCCCTAATCGTTGCTCTCTCAGTGGGAGGGGCTTAtcatctggggagcctcaacatcatgatgctgacaagaaagagaagagtctctccagatcagaacacctcaagaaacaccagcatAGAGGTATAGGGAAGAAACCTCACTacagctgctctgactgtgggacgAGTTTTGCTAAACAGAAGGATTTGATAATTCACAAACGgattcacactggagagaaaccgtacCACTGCTCTCAGTTTGGGAAAAGTTTCGCTGCATCTAAAACCTTAAAAACTCATCAGAGAATTCATATAGGGGAAAGGCCTAACCCATGCTTTGGTTGTGGGAAATGCTTCAATCAGTCAGGAGACCTGACTACACACCAGCTCGTACACaaaggagagaaatcttatagctgtgatcagtgtgggaagagcttcaataAATCAGGAGCCCTGACTAGACATcaacgcatacacacaggagagaagccttatagctgtgatcagtgtgggaagagcttcaatcaATTAGTACATCTgaccacacaccaacacatacacacaggagagaagccttatagctgtgatcaatgtgagaAAAGCTTCAGTAATTCAGGCGCCATGACTAGACACCAACGCATACACAGAGGagtgaagccttatagctgtgatcagtgtgggaagaatTTCTGGACCTCAGGACACCTGACTACACACCagcgaatacacacaggagagaagccttatagctgtgatcagtgtgggaagaatTTCTATACGTCAGGACACCTAACTACacaccaacgcatacacacaggggagaagccttatagctgtgatcagtgtgggaagaccTTCAATCATTCAGGATCCCTGATTATacaccaacgcatacacacaggagagaagccttatagctgtgatcagtgtgggaagagtttcaatCATTCAGGAGCGCTGACCACacaccaacgcatacacacaggagagaagccttatagctgtgatcagtgtgggaagagcttcaattATTCAGGAAACTTGACTGCacaccaacgcatacacacaggagagaaaccttatagctgtgatcagtgtgggaagagcttcagtcGATCAGGAGACCTGATTACacaccaacgcatacacacaggagagaagccttatagttgtgatcagtgtgggaagagcttcaatcgATCAGGACCCCTGACTATacaccaacgcatacacacaggagagaagccttatagctgtgatcagtgtgggaagagttttgttcgAGATTCCAATCTGATTGCACACCAAcgagtacacacaggagagaagccttatagctgtgatcagtgtgggaagagcttcaataAATCATTAGAACTGACTAGacaccaacgcatacacacaggagagaaaccttatagctgtgagcattgtgggaagagcttcaatcaATCAGGAAACTTGACTAAACACCAACGCATACACaccggagagaagccttatagctgtgatcagtgtgggaagagttttgctctAGATTTCACCCTGACTACACACCAGcgaatacacactggagagaaaccttactcCTGTCTATGTGGAAAGAGCTTTGCTCATTCAGGGTCACTGAAAAAACACAATGCAGCACAAACATGTTTTCtttcatctccttcctctccggcacTGGTTCCAGATCCCTAA
- the LOC121838693 gene encoding zinc finger protein 883-like isoform X1 — MDRDKSSPSPSTLPESPGQSPPCTLLLGLVDCRKTPGQSGTERGEEEHGDVISLSKNHGDIPNRCSLSGRGLSSGEPQHHDADKKEKSLSRSEHLKKHQHRGIGKKPHYSCSDCGTSFAKQKDLIIHKRIHTGEKPYHCSQFGKSFAASKTLKTHQRIHIGERPNPCFGCGKCFNQSGDLTTHQLVHKGEKSYSCDQCGKSFNKSGALTRHQRIHTGEKPYSCDQCGKSFNQLVHLTTHQHIHTGEKPYSCDQCEKSFSNSGAMTRHQRIHRGVKPYSCDQCGKNFWTSGHLTTHQRIHTGEKPYSCDQCGKNFYTSGHLTTHQRIHTGEKPYSCDQCGKTFNHSGSLIIHQRIHTGEKPYSCDQCGKSFNHSGALTTHQRIHTGEKPYSCDQCGKSFNYSGNLTAHQRIHTGEKPYSCDQCGKSFSRSGDLITHQRIHTGEKPYSCDQCGKSFNRSGPLTIHQRIHTGEKPYSCDQCGKSFVRDSNLIAHQRVHTGEKPYSCDQCGKSFNKSLELTRHQRIHTGEKPYSCEHCGKSFNQSGNLTKHQRIHTGEKPYSCDQCGKSFALDFTLTTHQRIHTGEKPYSCLCGKSFAHSGSLKKHNAAQTCFLSSPSSPALVPDP; from the exons ATGGATCGG GACAAATCTAGCccgtccccctccaccctcccagaGTCCCCGGGTCAATCGCCTCCCTGTACTTTACTGCTGGGTCTGGTCGACTGCAGGAAAACACCGGGGCAGAGTGGaactgagagaggagaagaggaacatGGAGATGTGATTTCATTAAGTAAGAACCATG GGGACATCCCTAATCGTTGCTCTCTCAGTGGGAGGGGCTTAtcatctggggagcctcaacatcatgatgctgacaagaaagagaagagtctctccagatcagaacacctcaagaaacaccagcatAGAGGTATAGGGAAGAAACCTCACTacagctgctctgactgtgggacgAGTTTTGCTAAACAGAAGGATTTGATAATTCACAAACGgattcacactggagagaaaccgtacCACTGCTCTCAGTTTGGGAAAAGTTTCGCTGCATCTAAAACCTTAAAAACTCATCAGAGAATTCATATAGGGGAAAGGCCTAACCCATGCTTTGGTTGTGGGAAATGCTTCAATCAGTCAGGAGACCTGACTACACACCAGCTCGTACACaaaggagagaaatcttatagctgtgatcagtgtgggaagagcttcaataAATCAGGAGCCCTGACTAGACATcaacgcatacacacaggagagaagccttatagctgtgatcagtgtgggaagagcttcaatcaATTAGTACATCTgaccacacaccaacacatacacacaggagagaagccttatagctgtgatcaatgtgagaAAAGCTTCAGTAATTCAGGCGCCATGACTAGACACCAACGCATACACAGAGGagtgaagccttatagctgtgatcagtgtgggaagaatTTCTGGACCTCAGGACACCTGACTACACACCagcgaatacacacaggagagaagccttatagctgtgatcagtgtgggaagaatTTCTATACGTCAGGACACCTAACTACacaccaacgcatacacacaggggagaagccttatagctgtgatcagtgtgggaagaccTTCAATCATTCAGGATCCCTGATTATacaccaacgcatacacacaggagagaagccttatagctgtgatcagtgtgggaagagtttcaatCATTCAGGAGCGCTGACCACacaccaacgcatacacacaggagagaagccttatagctgtgatcagtgtgggaagagcttcaattATTCAGGAAACTTGACTGCacaccaacgcatacacacaggagagaaaccttatagctgtgatcagtgtgggaagagcttcagtcGATCAGGAGACCTGATTACacaccaacgcatacacacaggagagaagccttatagttgtgatcagtgtgggaagagcttcaatcgATCAGGACCCCTGACTATacaccaacgcatacacacaggagagaagccttatagctgtgatcagtgtgggaagagttttgttcgAGATTCCAATCTGATTGCACACCAAcgagtacacacaggagagaagccttatagctgtgatcagtgtgggaagagcttcaataAATCATTAGAACTGACTAGacaccaacgcatacacacaggagagaaaccttatagctgtgagcattgtgggaagagcttcaatcaATCAGGAAACTTGACTAAACACCAACGCATACACaccggagagaagccttatagctgtgatcagtgtgggaagagttttgctctAGATTTCACCCTGACTACACACCAGcgaatacacactggagagaaaccttactcCTGTCTATGTGGAAAGAGCTTTGCTCATTCAGGGTCACTGAAAAAACACAATGCAGCACAAACATGTTTTCtttcatctccttcctctccggcacTGGTTCCAGATCCCTAA
- the LOC121838693 gene encoding zinc finger protein 883-like isoform X2 has translation MLQDKSSPSPSTLPESPGQSPPCTLLLGLVDCRKTPGQSGTERGEEEHGDVISLSKNHGDIPNRCSLSGRGLSSGEPQHHDADKKEKSLSRSEHLKKHQHRGIGKKPHYSCSDCGTSFAKQKDLIIHKRIHTGEKPYHCSQFGKSFAASKTLKTHQRIHIGERPNPCFGCGKCFNQSGDLTTHQLVHKGEKSYSCDQCGKSFNKSGALTRHQRIHTGEKPYSCDQCGKSFNQLVHLTTHQHIHTGEKPYSCDQCEKSFSNSGAMTRHQRIHRGVKPYSCDQCGKNFWTSGHLTTHQRIHTGEKPYSCDQCGKNFYTSGHLTTHQRIHTGEKPYSCDQCGKTFNHSGSLIIHQRIHTGEKPYSCDQCGKSFNHSGALTTHQRIHTGEKPYSCDQCGKSFNYSGNLTAHQRIHTGEKPYSCDQCGKSFSRSGDLITHQRIHTGEKPYSCDQCGKSFNRSGPLTIHQRIHTGEKPYSCDQCGKSFVRDSNLIAHQRVHTGEKPYSCDQCGKSFNKSLELTRHQRIHTGEKPYSCEHCGKSFNQSGNLTKHQRIHTGEKPYSCDQCGKSFALDFTLTTHQRIHTGEKPYSCLCGKSFAHSGSLKKHNAAQTCFLSSPSSPALVPDP, from the exons atgctacag GACAAATCTAGCccgtccccctccaccctcccagaGTCCCCGGGTCAATCGCCTCCCTGTACTTTACTGCTGGGTCTGGTCGACTGCAGGAAAACACCGGGGCAGAGTGGaactgagagaggagaagaggaacatGGAGATGTGATTTCATTAAGTAAGAACCATG GGGACATCCCTAATCGTTGCTCTCTCAGTGGGAGGGGCTTAtcatctggggagcctcaacatcatgatgctgacaagaaagagaagagtctctccagatcagaacacctcaagaaacaccagcatAGAGGTATAGGGAAGAAACCTCACTacagctgctctgactgtgggacgAGTTTTGCTAAACAGAAGGATTTGATAATTCACAAACGgattcacactggagagaaaccgtacCACTGCTCTCAGTTTGGGAAAAGTTTCGCTGCATCTAAAACCTTAAAAACTCATCAGAGAATTCATATAGGGGAAAGGCCTAACCCATGCTTTGGTTGTGGGAAATGCTTCAATCAGTCAGGAGACCTGACTACACACCAGCTCGTACACaaaggagagaaatcttatagctgtgatcagtgtgggaagagcttcaataAATCAGGAGCCCTGACTAGACATcaacgcatacacacaggagagaagccttatagctgtgatcagtgtgggaagagcttcaatcaATTAGTACATCTgaccacacaccaacacatacacacaggagagaagccttatagctgtgatcaatgtgagaAAAGCTTCAGTAATTCAGGCGCCATGACTAGACACCAACGCATACACAGAGGagtgaagccttatagctgtgatcagtgtgggaagaatTTCTGGACCTCAGGACACCTGACTACACACCagcgaatacacacaggagagaagccttatagctgtgatcagtgtgggaagaatTTCTATACGTCAGGACACCTAACTACacaccaacgcatacacacaggggagaagccttatagctgtgatcagtgtgggaagaccTTCAATCATTCAGGATCCCTGATTATacaccaacgcatacacacaggagagaagccttatagctgtgatcagtgtgggaagagtttcaatCATTCAGGAGCGCTGACCACacaccaacgcatacacacaggagagaagccttatagctgtgatcagtgtgggaagagcttcaattATTCAGGAAACTTGACTGCacaccaacgcatacacacaggagagaaaccttatagctgtgatcagtgtgggaagagcttcagtcGATCAGGAGACCTGATTACacaccaacgcatacacacaggagagaagccttatagttgtgatcagtgtgggaagagcttcaatcgATCAGGACCCCTGACTATacaccaacgcatacacacaggagagaagccttatagctgtgatcagtgtgggaagagttttgttcgAGATTCCAATCTGATTGCACACCAAcgagtacacacaggagagaagccttatagctgtgatcagtgtgggaagagcttcaataAATCATTAGAACTGACTAGacaccaacgcatacacacaggagagaaaccttatagctgtgagcattgtgggaagagcttcaatcaATCAGGAAACTTGACTAAACACCAACGCATACACaccggagagaagccttatagctgtgatcagtgtgggaagagttttgctctAGATTTCACCCTGACTACACACCAGcgaatacacactggagagaaaccttactcCTGTCTATGTGGAAAGAGCTTTGCTCATTCAGGGTCACTGAAAAAACACAATGCAGCACAAACATGTTTTCtttcatctccttcctctccggcacTGGTTCCAGATCCCTAA